The Coffea arabica cultivar ET-39 chromosome 4e, Coffea Arabica ET-39 HiFi, whole genome shotgun sequence genome includes a window with the following:
- the LOC140005601 gene encoding uncharacterized protein, translating into MSLMLYVYPTPVIWQRLDCAFSNTAWSALFGITKVSYLMCGRLDHAPLLIKCGVAEARGKPFRYLNVWARHPDFLKVVKDAWDVPVQAIGMEGIFRKLMGTKAKLREWNKTIYGNISQQVVEVEHQLKQREKEYDTFRNEELKLRLGEARVAHTRALAIECDFWRHKAPIKWNQLGDANMKFFNASVKHRQNVNFISQIRDDVRGWVDDAPSIQAFVV; encoded by the coding sequence atgagtttaatgttatatgtataccctaCGCCCGTCATATGGCAGCGGCTGGATTGTGCTTTCAGTAACACTGCTTGGAGTGCCTTATTTGGGATTACTAAAGTGTCATATTTGATGTGTGGTCGCTTGGATCACGCACCTTTGTTGATCAAATGTGGAGTCGCAGAGGCTAGGGGCAAGCCCTTTAGGTATTTGAATGTGTGGGCTCGACATCCTGATTTTCTCAAAGTGGTTAAGGATGCTTGGGACGTCCCGGTTCAAGCTATTGGTATGGAAGGTATTTTCCGAAAGTTGATGGGTACTAAGGCCAAACTTAGAGAGTGGAATAAGACTATTTACGGGAATATTTCTCAACAAGTGGTGGAGGTGGAGCACCAGCTCAAGCAGCGGGAGAAGGAGTATGACACTTTCCGGAATGAGGAATTGAAATTGAGGTTAGGAGAGGCCCGAGTTGCACATACTAGAGCATTGGCTATTGAATGTGATTTTTGGCGTCACAAAGCTCCCATAAAATGGAATCAATTGGGTGATGCTAATATGAAATTTTTCAACGCATCAGTAAAGCATCGTCAGAATGTAAACTTTATATCTCAAATTCGGGATGATGTTAGAGGCTGGGTGGATGATGCACCTTCCATTCAAGCGTTTGTAGTTTAA